Proteins co-encoded in one Nitratireductor kimnyeongensis genomic window:
- a CDS encoding SOS response-associated peptidase — MCGRFALTDTPDAVQSLLAVTDFEPFPPRYNIAPTQPVLMAISGPARAAGSNLPSRQSMLVRWGLIPSWAKNPDDFSLLFNARSETAAEKASFRTAMRHRRTLIPANGFYEWRRVGSKRAEPYWIRPRDGGLIAFAGLMESWSEPGGTEVDTGAILTTEANEDLRGIHHRMPLVIRPEDFDRWLDCLNQEPRHVADLLTPAEPGFFEAVPVSDRVNKVANAGPDLQGRVERHEEKVSGAKAVKDSDQLDLF, encoded by the coding sequence ATGTGTGGTCGCTTCGCTCTCACCGATACGCCCGATGCCGTGCAGTCGTTGCTTGCCGTAACGGATTTCGAGCCGTTTCCCCCGCGCTACAACATCGCTCCAACGCAGCCTGTTCTGATGGCCATATCCGGTCCGGCACGGGCGGCAGGCTCCAATTTGCCTTCACGGCAGAGCATGCTTGTCCGCTGGGGGCTTATTCCCTCCTGGGCGAAAAATCCCGACGATTTCTCTCTGTTGTTTAACGCCCGCTCTGAAACGGCTGCGGAAAAAGCATCCTTCCGCACCGCCATGCGGCACCGCCGCACATTAATTCCGGCCAATGGTTTTTATGAATGGCGTCGTGTCGGCTCGAAACGCGCGGAGCCATATTGGATCCGGCCACGCGATGGCGGGCTGATTGCCTTTGCCGGATTGATGGAAAGCTGGTCCGAACCCGGGGGAACCGAAGTTGATACTGGCGCGATCCTGACTACGGAAGCGAACGAGGATTTGCGTGGTATTCACCATCGCATGCCTCTGGTCATCAGGCCGGAGGACTTCGACCGCTGGCTGGACTGCCTCAACCAGGAACCGCGTCACGTGGCTGATCTTCTGACACCGGCCGAGCCAGGTTTTTTCGAGGCGGTGCCCGTGTCGGATCGGGTTAACAAGGTGGCAAATGCCGGCCCGGACCTTCAGGGGCGCGTGGAACGCCACGAGGAAAAAGTTTCCGGCGCGAAAGCCGTGAAAGACAGCGACCAGCTCGACCTGTTTTAA
- a CDS encoding NAD(P)/FAD-dependent oxidoreductase, whose translation MRNDPHSHGLWEKTAPASPQTTALTGDVTTEIAIVGGGYTGLSAALHLAEAGADAVLLEADEIGFGGSGRNVGLVNAGMWVMPDDLPGILGETYGERLLSLLGDAPRVVFDLATRHGMDCEAMPVGTLHCAVGASGLKQLDERSKQWKARGAPVRLLEREEAQRKIGSDAFSGALLDERAGTIQPLAYARGLAHAATKAGARLHTNSRVTNAEQRGDSWWLETPKGTLTARKVIVATNAYTTKPWPQIREEIVHLPYFNFSTPPLPQTVRDHILPERQGAWDTKQVLTSFRWDREGRLVFGSVGALKGTGQAVHRAWAERAIARLFPELKGIRFEHCWYGHIGMTADHLPKFHRLGDNVVGFSGYNGRGIGPGTVFGKALAELMLGRISEEELPLPVSDVSRQSFQTLREGVYRFGAEAVHLLRTIA comes from the coding sequence ATGAGGAACGACCCGCATTCCCACGGCCTGTGGGAGAAAACGGCCCCTGCCTCGCCGCAGACGACAGCCCTGACAGGCGATGTGACGACAGAGATCGCCATCGTCGGCGGCGGCTATACCGGCCTCTCCGCGGCGCTGCATCTGGCCGAGGCCGGAGCCGACGCGGTTTTGCTCGAAGCTGACGAGATTGGCTTTGGCGGCTCCGGGCGCAATGTGGGTCTTGTCAATGCGGGCATGTGGGTCATGCCAGATGACCTCCCCGGCATTCTCGGCGAAACCTATGGCGAACGGCTGCTCAGCCTCCTTGGGGATGCGCCCCGGGTCGTTTTCGACCTGGCGACACGGCACGGAATGGACTGCGAGGCGATGCCCGTGGGCACACTGCACTGCGCCGTTGGGGCAAGCGGTCTCAAGCAACTTGATGAGCGCTCGAAGCAATGGAAGGCGCGTGGTGCACCGGTGCGACTTCTGGAGCGTGAAGAAGCGCAGAGGAAGATCGGGAGCGATGCGTTTTCGGGCGCATTGCTGGATGAACGGGCCGGCACGATCCAGCCGCTGGCCTATGCAAGAGGCCTAGCCCATGCGGCCACGAAGGCTGGTGCGAGGCTTCACACCAATTCGCGTGTGACGAACGCCGAGCAGCGCGGCGACAGCTGGTGGCTAGAAACACCCAAAGGCACACTGACAGCGCGGAAGGTGATTGTCGCTACCAACGCCTACACAACCAAGCCCTGGCCGCAGATCCGTGAGGAGATCGTCCACCTGCCCTATTTCAATTTTTCCACGCCCCCCCTGCCACAAACCGTGCGCGACCACATTCTGCCGGAGCGGCAAGGTGCGTGGGACACGAAGCAGGTTCTGACCTCATTTCGTTGGGACCGGGAGGGGCGCCTTGTTTTCGGCAGCGTGGGAGCCCTGAAGGGCACCGGTCAAGCGGTGCACCGTGCGTGGGCTGAGCGTGCGATTGCCCGGCTGTTTCCGGAGCTGAAAGGCATCCGGTTTGAACATTGCTGGTACGGACATATCGGCATGACCGCAGATCACCTGCCGAAGTTTCATCGCCTCGGTGACAATGTGGTCGGCTTTTCCGGATACAATGGCCGCGGCATCGGACCGGGCACCGTGTTCGGTAAAGCTCTGGCAGAGCTAATGTTGGGCCGTATTTCGGAGGAAGAGCTCCCCCTGCCCGTCAGCGACGTGTCGCGTCAATCATTCCAGACCTTGCGGGAAGGCGTGTACCGTTTTGGTGCCGAGGCAGTCCATCTCTTGCGGACCATCGCTTAA
- a CDS encoding transcriptional regulator, producing the protein MNKPAEYTAEQEKLLLSQYHAVGPAAINAALQCKAEKPAPAPKQSPYDTQTD; encoded by the coding sequence ATGAACAAGCCAGCAGAGTATACCGCCGAACAGGAAAAGCTCCTGCTAAGCCAGTATCACGCGGTTGGACCCGCAGCGATCAATGCCGCTCTGCAATGCAAGGCCGAGAAGCCTGCACCGGCACCCAAGCAATCCCCTTACGACACACAGACCGACTGA
- the cysS gene encoding cysteine--tRNA ligase, whose amino-acid sequence MTNGFRGLRVYNTLTRAKEDFVPIDEKNVRMYVCGPTVYDFAHIGNARPAIVFDVLYRLLRHLYGEDHVTYVRNITDVDDKINARARRDYPDLPLNEAIREVTQKTADQYHADVAALGCLKPTIEPRATDFVLPRADGLTDMASLIQSLIDRGHAYEAKGEILFDTASMEAYGGLSKRRLEDQQAGARVAVEAHKKNPADFVLWKQSSADEPGWDARFTIRGAAMTIRGRPGWHIECSAMSAAYLGEEFDIHGGGLDLIFPHHENEIAQSCCAHGRDVMAHYWMHNGFLQVEGRKMSKSEGNFVTIHELLETEKFGGRKWPGEVLRLAMLMTHYREPIDFSVRKLEEAEAVLENWREFMFAQNLSWQEGNRNLYENELEIPEGFLKVLSDDLNTPAAIVQIHKMAKSKNIETAHQVYAALQLLGVEKFDSMQKWEAYQETAALSDYLNVGMVEKMIDERSTHLLEKNFAEADRIRDELAAQGVQLMDYKDTESGERRTRWEVKR is encoded by the coding sequence ATGACGAACGGTTTCAGGGGCCTCAGGGTCTACAACACGCTGACGCGGGCCAAAGAGGACTTCGTCCCCATCGATGAGAAGAACGTCCGCATGTATGTGTGCGGTCCGACGGTCTACGACTTTGCGCATATCGGCAATGCGCGTCCGGCCATCGTTTTCGACGTTCTCTACCGTCTCCTGCGCCATCTCTATGGCGAGGACCACGTCACCTATGTGCGCAACATCACCGACGTTGACGACAAGATCAACGCCCGCGCCCGCCGCGACTATCCCGACCTGCCGCTCAATGAGGCGATCCGCGAGGTCACGCAGAAGACCGCGGATCAGTATCATGCCGACGTTGCCGCCCTAGGTTGCCTGAAGCCGACCATCGAGCCGCGTGCCACCGATTTCGTCCTGCCGCGCGCGGACGGGCTGACGGATATGGCCAGCCTGATTCAATCTCTCATCGATCGCGGCCATGCCTATGAGGCGAAAGGAGAAATCCTTTTCGACACAGCCTCCATGGAGGCCTATGGCGGGCTTTCCAAACGCAGGCTGGAAGACCAGCAGGCAGGCGCCCGTGTGGCGGTGGAAGCGCACAAGAAGAACCCGGCCGATTTCGTTCTCTGGAAGCAGTCCTCGGCAGATGAGCCGGGGTGGGATGCGCGTTTCACCATCCGTGGCGCTGCAATGACCATTCGCGGCCGCCCCGGCTGGCACATCGAGTGCTCGGCCATGTCCGCGGCCTATCTTGGCGAGGAGTTCGACATTCACGGCGGTGGCCTTGACCTGATCTTCCCGCACCACGAAAACGAGATCGCGCAATCCTGCTGCGCCCATGGCCGCGATGTCATGGCGCATTACTGGATGCACAATGGCTTCCTCCAGGTGGAGGGGCGGAAAATGTCCAAATCCGAGGGCAATTTCGTCACCATCCATGAACTGCTCGAAACGGAGAAATTCGGCGGGCGTAAATGGCCGGGCGAGGTTTTGCGTCTTGCAATGCTGATGACGCACTACCGCGAGCCGATCGATTTTTCGGTGCGCAAGCTCGAAGAAGCGGAGGCGGTGCTCGAGAATTGGCGCGAGTTCATGTTCGCGCAGAATCTTTCCTGGCAGGAGGGGAACAGAAATCTCTACGAGAATGAATTGGAAATCCCGGAGGGTTTTCTCAAGGTTCTTTCAGACGACCTCAATACCCCTGCTGCAATTGTTCAGATTCATAAGATGGCGAAGTCGAAGAACATCGAAACTGCACATCAAGTTTACGCTGCTCTGCAGCTTCTGGGCGTAGAGAAATTTGATAGCATGCAGAAATGGGAAGCTTACCAAGAGACCGCGGCACTCAGCGATTATCTGAATGTTGGTATGGTTGAGAAAATGATCGATGAGAGAAGTACCCACCTTCTCGAAAAGAACTTCGCCGAAGCCGACCGCATCCGCGATGAGCTTGCCGCACAGGGCGTCCAGCTCATGGACTACAAGGATACGGAGAGCGGCGAACGCCGCACCAGATGGGAGGTGAAACGGTGA
- a CDS encoding VOC family protein, protein MIDHIGIKVADFERAKAFYDRAMEPLGASLLMMVPPEYTDGVKVGGYGRDRPVFWLTEGAPAGEPKHVAFTANTREKVDAFHKAALEAGGRDNGAPGPRPHYHADHYGAFVFDPDGNNVEAVCHRPA, encoded by the coding sequence GTGATCGACCATATCGGCATCAAGGTTGCGGATTTCGAGCGTGCGAAGGCGTTTTACGACAGGGCGATGGAACCGCTTGGCGCGTCGCTTCTGATGATGGTGCCGCCGGAATACACCGATGGCGTCAAGGTTGGCGGTTATGGCCGCGACCGGCCGGTCTTCTGGCTGACGGAAGGCGCGCCCGCCGGCGAACCGAAACATGTCGCCTTCACGGCCAACACCCGAGAAAAGGTGGACGCCTTTCACAAGGCCGCACTCGAGGCCGGCGGCCGCGACAATGGTGCGCCGGGCCCGCGCCCCCACTACCATGCAGACCACTACGGCGCCTTCGTTTTCGACCCTGACGGCAACAATGTGGAGGCTGTCTGTCACAGGCCGGCCTAG
- a CDS encoding GFA family protein: MSLDNKPVYSGGCQCGAVRFHIEGALGEASVCHCRMCQKASGNIMLPLVSVRGAKLTWTRAEPKRFQSSSHVRRGFCPECGTPLTYEAPDGQAITIAAFDHPEEIAPVVQWGLEGKLPYTDGIAALPGYTSEEDADAVEFLRDLVSYQHPDHDTDDWPLPENARKDTEND, translated from the coding sequence ATGAGCCTCGACAACAAGCCCGTCTATTCCGGCGGTTGCCAGTGTGGGGCGGTGCGTTTTCATATCGAAGGCGCACTCGGCGAGGCTTCGGTCTGCCATTGCCGCATGTGCCAGAAGGCGAGCGGCAACATTATGCTTCCGTTGGTCTCGGTGCGTGGCGCGAAACTCACCTGGACACGCGCTGAACCCAAGCGCTTCCAGTCGTCCAGCCATGTGCGTCGGGGTTTTTGCCCCGAATGCGGCACGCCCCTTACCTATGAAGCGCCCGACGGGCAGGCGATAACCATCGCCGCCTTCGACCACCCGGAGGAAATCGCGCCGGTGGTGCAGTGGGGCTTGGAGGGGAAGCTCCCCTATACTGACGGCATCGCGGCCCTCCCGGGTTACACCTCCGAGGAAGATGCGGACGCGGTGGAGTTTCTGCGCGACCTGGTCTCCTACCAGCACCCCGATCACGACACGGACGACTGGCCGCTGCCTGAAAACGCACGGAAAGACACTGAGAATGACTGA
- the pip gene encoding prolyl aminopeptidase, translating to MTELRTLYPEIEPFASGMLDVGDGHTVYWERVGTRGAKPAVFLHGGPGGGCSPTHRRVFDPEKYDVMLFDQRGCGRSKPHAELEANTTWHLVADIERLRTLMGVEKWLVFGGSWGSTMALAYAETHPGHVSELILRGIYTLTRAELDWYYQFGVSQMFPEKWERFVAPIPEEERSDMMSAYRKRLTSDDRTVQLEAAKAWSLWEGETITLLPDPGLTEDFGEEDFAIAFARIENHFFVHGGWFEEGQLLRDAHKLAGIPGVIVHGRYDMPCPAHYAWQLHKAWPDAEFHLIEGAGHAFSEPGILDRLIRATDQFAGI from the coding sequence ATGACTGAATTGCGCACGCTTTATCCTGAAATCGAGCCCTTCGCCAGCGGTATGCTGGATGTGGGCGATGGCCATACGGTCTATTGGGAGCGCGTGGGCACCCGTGGCGCAAAACCGGCCGTCTTCCTGCATGGCGGCCCGGGCGGCGGCTGTTCACCCACGCATCGCCGCGTTTTTGATCCGGAAAAATACGACGTGATGCTCTTCGACCAGCGCGGCTGCGGGCGCTCGAAGCCCCATGCGGAGCTGGAGGCAAACACCACCTGGCATCTGGTGGCCGATATCGAACGGCTGCGGACCCTGATGGGTGTTGAAAAGTGGTTGGTCTTCGGCGGCTCCTGGGGCTCTACAATGGCACTCGCCTATGCTGAGACGCACCCAGGGCACGTCAGTGAACTGATCCTGCGCGGTATCTATACGCTCACCCGTGCCGAACTCGATTGGTATTACCAGTTCGGTGTCTCGCAGATGTTCCCGGAAAAGTGGGAGCGGTTCGTTGCCCCGATCCCGGAGGAGGAGCGCAGTGACATGATGTCGGCTTACCGCAAGCGCCTCACCTCGGATGACCGGACGGTTCAGCTCGAGGCGGCAAAGGCGTGGAGCCTGTGGGAGGGCGAGACCATCACGCTTTTGCCGGATCCGGGCCTCACAGAGGATTTTGGCGAAGAGGATTTCGCTATTGCCTTCGCGCGCATCGAAAATCATTTCTTCGTCCATGGCGGCTGGTTCGAGGAAGGCCAGCTTCTGCGCGACGCCCACAAGCTTGCCGGCATTCCCGGCGTCATCGTTCATGGCCGCTACGACATGCCGTGCCCGGCGCACTACGCCTGGCAATTGCACAAGGCGTGGCCGGACGCCGAATTCCACTTGATCGAGGGGGCAGGGCACGCCTTTTCAGAACCGGGCATTCTTGATCGATTGATCCGGGCGACAGACCAGTTTGCAGGCATATGA
- the cimA gene encoding citramalate synthase, which translates to MTMAQKERIYLFDTTLRDGQQTPGVDFSVEDKIAVAKLLDDFGFDYVEGGYPGANPTDTAFFSKKRTEKAAFVAFGMTKRAGVSASNDPGLAALLHSASDAICFVAKSWDYHVRVALGCTNEENLESITASVEASVAAGKETMVDCEHFFDGYKANPDYALACAKAAHDAGSRWVVLCDTNGGTQPAEIRDIVSAVIAAGIPGAHLGIHAHDDTGQAVANSLAAVEAGVRQIQGTLNGIGERCGNANLVTILPTLALKTAYAERFTTGIPDEKLADLSRLSHGFDELLNRAPEQQAPYVGASAFATKAGIHASAVLKEPETYEHVAPESVGNTRRVMVSDQGGKSNFIAELKRRGIAVDKADPRLDTLIALVKEREAQGYAYEGADASFELLARRTLGRVPEFFKVDGFRCMVERRFDANGELKTVSEAVVRVTVDGETLMSVAEGHGPVNALDIALRKDLGKYQAEISDLALADYKVRILNGGTEAITRVLIESFDSTGARWWTVGVSNNIIDASFQALMDSIVYKLVKNRDCSAEAKENAA; encoded by the coding sequence ATGACCATGGCACAGAAAGAACGCATCTACCTGTTTGACACCACGCTGCGCGATGGTCAGCAGACACCGGGCGTCGATTTTTCCGTCGAGGACAAGATCGCCGTGGCAAAGCTGCTCGATGATTTCGGCTTCGACTATGTTGAAGGCGGGTATCCCGGGGCAAACCCCACCGACACGGCCTTCTTTTCGAAGAAGCGGACCGAGAAGGCGGCCTTCGTCGCCTTCGGCATGACCAAGCGCGCCGGTGTCTCGGCCTCCAATGATCCCGGTCTCGCGGCCCTGCTTCATTCGGCCAGCGATGCGATCTGCTTTGTTGCGAAGAGTTGGGACTACCATGTGCGCGTCGCGCTCGGCTGCACCAATGAGGAAAATCTGGAATCGATTACCGCCTCGGTCGAGGCGTCGGTTGCCGCCGGCAAGGAGACGATGGTCGACTGTGAGCATTTCTTCGATGGCTACAAGGCCAATCCGGACTATGCGCTGGCCTGTGCAAAGGCGGCCCATGACGCAGGCAGCCGCTGGGTGGTGCTGTGCGACACCAATGGCGGCACGCAGCCGGCGGAGATCAGGGACATCGTGAGTGCCGTGATTGCAGCCGGCATTCCCGGCGCGCATCTGGGCATTCATGCTCATGACGATACGGGCCAGGCCGTGGCCAATTCGCTTGCCGCCGTCGAGGCAGGCGTGCGCCAGATACAGGGCACGCTCAATGGCATCGGCGAGCGCTGCGGCAATGCCAATCTGGTGACGATCCTGCCCACGCTGGCGCTCAAGACTGCTTATGCGGAACGCTTCACGACCGGCATTCCCGACGAGAAGCTGGCCGACCTTTCGCGTCTTTCCCACGGCTTTGACGAGCTTTTGAACCGCGCGCCGGAGCAGCAGGCGCCCTATGTCGGCGCATCGGCCTTCGCCACCAAGGCCGGCATCCACGCTTCTGCTGTGCTCAAGGAGCCCGAAACATATGAGCATGTAGCGCCGGAAAGCGTGGGCAACACGCGCCGCGTCATGGTTTCCGACCAGGGCGGGAAATCGAACTTCATTGCCGAGCTGAAGCGCCGGGGCATAGCCGTCGACAAGGCCGACCCACGCCTCGATACGCTCATTGCGCTCGTAAAGGAACGTGAGGCTCAAGGCTATGCCTATGAAGGCGCGGATGCGAGCTTCGAGCTCTTGGCGCGCCGAACCCTCGGCCGCGTGCCGGAGTTTTTCAAGGTGGATGGTTTTCGGTGCATGGTGGAGCGTCGCTTCGATGCGAATGGCGAACTGAAAACCGTATCGGAGGCCGTCGTCCGGGTAACGGTGGACGGTGAGACGCTGATGTCGGTCGCGGAAGGCCACGGCCCGGTCAATGCACTCGACATCGCTCTGCGCAAGGACCTTGGAAAATATCAGGCCGAAATTTCTGATCTGGCGTTGGCCGACTACAAGGTGCGTATCCTGAATGGCGGTACCGAGGCGATCACGCGCGTTCTGATCGAATCGTTCGACAGCACGGGGGCTCGCTGGTGGACGGTTGGTGTTTCCAACAACATCATTGATGCGTCGTTCCAGGCATTGATGGATTCCATCGTCTACAAACTGGTCAAGAACCGCGACTGTTCGGCGGAAGCTAAGGAGAACGCCGCCTGA
- the rarD gene encoding EamA family transporter RarD, producing MSEIADKPLDADRNDAMRGFLFALSAYGLWGFLPLYMKLVSHIPATEVVAHRVLWSLPVAALILYLLGRTADIRQALRSPRTLLMAALTASIISVNWGIYVWAISVDRAVETALGYYINPLVSIALAALFLGERLNRYQIAAVCLAGLAVLILTTDAGGLPWVSLSLAFSFAAYGILRKTLPIGPSQGFFLEVLILALPALGYLIWLGAKGGAHFTLSSPGDIALLIGCGPVTAIPLILFAMGAKLLRYSTIGIMQYTAPTMIFLIAVFVFKEPFGGVKAVAFALIWAALALYSWSMLRDARRAKNSRPKS from the coding sequence ATGTCCGAGATTGCAGACAAGCCGCTCGATGCGGACCGAAACGATGCCATGCGCGGATTTCTCTTTGCATTGTCCGCTTATGGGTTGTGGGGCTTCCTGCCCCTCTACATGAAGCTTGTCTCTCATATTCCGGCCACGGAGGTGGTGGCACACCGTGTTCTCTGGTCTCTTCCGGTAGCCGCTCTCATCCTCTATCTGCTGGGGCGTACCGCCGATATCCGTCAGGCGCTTCGCTCACCACGAACATTGCTCATGGCGGCGCTGACGGCATCGATTATCTCCGTCAATTGGGGTATCTACGTCTGGGCAATCTCTGTGGATCGCGCCGTCGAAACAGCGCTCGGCTATTACATCAACCCGCTGGTCAGCATCGCCCTCGCGGCGCTTTTTCTTGGTGAGCGGCTGAACCGCTATCAGATTGCCGCGGTATGCCTTGCCGGCCTCGCCGTCCTTATCCTGACCACGGATGCGGGCGGTTTGCCCTGGGTGTCCCTCAGTCTGGCGTTCAGCTTTGCCGCCTATGGCATTCTGCGCAAAACCCTGCCGATTGGCCCAAGTCAGGGTTTTTTTCTCGAGGTGTTGATCCTCGCTCTGCCGGCTCTCGGCTATCTCATATGGCTGGGTGCAAAGGGTGGGGCGCACTTTACGCTGTCCAGCCCGGGCGACATCGCATTGCTGATCGGTTGTGGGCCGGTCACGGCCATCCCGCTTATCCTGTTTGCCATGGGCGCCAAGCTTCTGCGCTATTCAACAATCGGCATCATGCAGTACACCGCGCCGACCATGATCTTCCTGATCGCCGTGTTTGTTTTCAAGGAGCCTTTCGGCGGCGTCAAGGCGGTGGCGTTCGCTCTGATCTGGGCTGCTCTTGCCCTCTACAGCTGGTCAATGTTGCGGGATGCGCGCCGCGCAAAAAATAGCCGCCCCAAAAGCTAA
- a CDS encoding TIGR00730 family Rossman fold protein, with product MSKIESVCVYCGSSNGRDERYFQAGLALGRGLAEARLRLVYGAGTKGIMGAVARGTLNAGGKVTGIIPKFLIRREANEVDLAELDELIVTDDMHQRKHTMFERSDAFVALPGGIGTLEEIVEIMTWAQLARHDKPMVFANIGGFWNPLLTLIDHMKQEGFVHSDHRVRPIVVDQAQDIVPAILTAAAERASTNGEDQAVIDRL from the coding sequence ATGAGCAAAATTGAGTCGGTTTGCGTTTATTGCGGGTCAAGCAATGGGCGCGATGAACGGTATTTTCAGGCGGGGCTTGCGCTGGGGCGCGGCTTGGCGGAGGCGCGCCTTCGGCTTGTCTATGGCGCGGGAACCAAGGGCATTATGGGCGCCGTTGCCCGAGGCACCCTGAACGCTGGAGGAAAAGTTACCGGCATTATACCCAAATTCCTTATCCGCCGGGAGGCCAACGAGGTCGATCTGGCTGAGCTGGATGAACTGATCGTCACCGACGACATGCACCAGCGCAAGCACACCATGTTTGAACGATCAGACGCATTTGTCGCGCTGCCGGGCGGAATCGGGACGCTGGAAGAAATTGTCGAGATCATGACCTGGGCCCAGCTTGCCCGACACGACAAGCCCATGGTCTTTGCCAATATAGGCGGGTTCTGGAATCCACTCCTGACACTGATCGATCACATGAAGCAGGAAGGCTTTGTGCATTCCGATCACCGTGTCCGTCCCATTGTGGTGGATCAAGCTCAGGACATTGTCCCCGCGATTCTCACGGCGGCCGCTGAACGCGCCTCTACCAATGGTGAGGATCAGGCGGTCATTGACCGGCTTTAA
- a CDS encoding LysM peptidoglycan-binding domain-containing protein — translation MGLTPLKGLLFLSGAVVAGLGAAYVMGAFETRAPQSTVSSSPSPETDASSTAAKKDEADAGASTKEARLDGPDGDTDSTASETLKSAQEIEPPTFDIVRVEPNGSLVIAGKAAPNARVEIINGATVLGTTTSGPSGDFAAVLDEPLEPGDYQIVLRATTQENLAATSVETAIVTVPDSETGQVLALVDQPGAPSRLITVPEAKASGEREAQIETEDSSDAEPTSQKQAVAEATPQGDPVSTKPQSAEPKPDEAVQALEQTAPPAASPETPFIEAVEIDGRQVFVAGAARPGSKIRVYANQILLGETVTTPNGRFLIEATRELPIGDYIVRADMLSEDGRSVVARAAVPFTRAEGEQVAAVAAPNSGSDVRNDVSDERDASSQSTEAPQAGEREMTAPEPAASGSGTTAPKLAPVDGSVIIRRGDTLWHISRRVYGRGIRYTTLYLANQDQIEDPDRIWPGQVFAVPESTEEGEAADMNAIEDQTVDPENAN, via the coding sequence ATGGGCTTGACACCTTTAAAGGGGCTTCTTTTTCTCTCCGGCGCTGTCGTGGCGGGTCTCGGGGCCGCATATGTCATGGGTGCCTTCGAAACACGGGCGCCGCAATCGACCGTGTCATCGTCGCCGTCTCCTGAGACGGACGCATCTTCGACCGCGGCGAAAAAAGATGAAGCGGATGCAGGTGCCAGCACAAAGGAAGCGCGCCTGGACGGGCCAGATGGGGACACAGACAGCACGGCTTCTGAAACCCTGAAATCCGCTCAGGAGATTGAACCGCCAACGTTCGACATTGTTCGGGTTGAGCCGAACGGATCGTTGGTGATTGCCGGCAAGGCTGCGCCCAATGCTCGAGTGGAGATCATAAATGGCGCGACTGTTCTCGGAACGACGACGAGCGGGCCTTCCGGCGATTTCGCGGCCGTACTTGATGAGCCGCTCGAGCCGGGAGACTACCAGATCGTTTTGCGGGCGACTACGCAGGAAAACCTTGCTGCCACATCCGTAGAAACGGCTATCGTCACGGTGCCCGACAGTGAAACGGGGCAGGTTCTCGCCCTTGTCGATCAACCGGGGGCGCCCAGCCGCCTGATCACTGTTCCTGAAGCCAAAGCTTCTGGAGAGCGTGAGGCGCAGATCGAGACGGAAGATTCCTCCGACGCCGAGCCCACATCTCAGAAGCAAGCGGTTGCGGAAGCAACGCCGCAAGGCGATCCGGTATCGACGAAGCCACAATCTGCGGAGCCGAAGCCGGATGAGGCCGTGCAGGCACTCGAGCAGACCGCGCCGCCAGCGGCAAGCCCGGAAACTCCCTTCATTGAAGCGGTCGAGATCGATGGGCGCCAGGTCTTCGTCGCCGGTGCGGCTCGACCCGGCAGCAAAATCCGCGTTTATGCGAACCAGATTCTCCTGGGTGAAACAGTCACCACACCCAACGGACGGTTTCTGATCGAAGCGACCCGTGAACTCCCCATCGGCGATTACATTGTGCGCGCCGACATGCTGTCGGAAGATGGCCGTAGCGTGGTTGCCAGGGCGGCCGTGCCGTTTACCCGGGCAGAGGGCGAGCAGGTCGCAGCTGTGGCTGCTCCCAATTCCGGTTCGGATGTGCGCAACGATGTATCCGATGAACGAGATGCTTCTTCGCAGTCGACCGAGGCCCCCCAAGCCGGCGAAAGAGAGATGACAGCGCCCGAGCCTGCCGCTTCCGGGTCAGGGACGACGGCACCAAAACTCGCGCCGGTGGATGGCTCTGTTATCATTCGGCGCGGCGATACACTCTGGCATATTTCTCGGCGCGTCTATGGTCGCGGCATTCGCTACACCACCCTCTACCTCGCGAACCAGGATCAGATCGAGGACCCTGATCGCATCTGGCCGGGACAGGTTTTTGCCGTGCCCGAGAGCACTGAAGAGGGCGAGGCGGCTGACATGAATGCCATTGAGGATCAGACGGTCGATCCGGAAAACGCAAACTAG
- a CDS encoding ArsR/SmtB family transcription factor: MNRALPGACCAHHAMTKGLSALSHPARIEILKHLSGYDACCCKDVVKHLHLAQSTVSQHLKVLVDAGLVQVRPERQSSRYEVDTEALQSLTEALARLTLTCINAKKSRNSNHEAEAHEQ, encoded by the coding sequence ATGAATCGAGCGCTGCCCGGTGCATGCTGCGCGCATCACGCGATGACGAAGGGGTTGAGTGCGCTATCTCACCCTGCCCGCATAGAGATACTCAAGCATCTTTCGGGCTATGATGCATGCTGCTGCAAGGATGTGGTGAAGCATCTTCATCTGGCCCAATCGACGGTTTCACAGCACTTGAAAGTGCTTGTGGATGCGGGGCTCGTGCAGGTGCGTCCAGAGCGTCAGAGTTCGCGCTATGAGGTCGATACAGAAGCGCTCCAGAGCCTCACCGAAGCTTTGGCCCGCCTGACGCTAACCTGCATCAACGCCAAGAAAAGCAGAAATTCAAACCACGAGGCCGAAGCGCATGAGCAGTAA